A DNA window from Labrus mixtus chromosome 4, fLabMix1.1, whole genome shotgun sequence contains the following coding sequences:
- the ribc2 gene encoding RIB43A-like with coiled-coils protein 2 — protein MLNTEILSDRVAKANLQKRRDDESERRERIFNHKVRTIGVDKEALDLQIKEKKNQEKAEKEQQDAQDADLLHNSKVARLLHNRQMKGRQAVAKDIVSYRRQYQQPQRERENDLNDPDCRDAETGEAQMMLQGLVGEDPDSESRRQRQKEQLRGWLMQQQSERASAQQQRKLEGQRYDQSRVEMDIRALQLHSMDSVRRKAAAVATKEFNLAKTEEERRQKADHKEEDDQASTTNHLRGELMGEDAPHTPRIMVLPGLCPSSDRRVPSESRQQVIQFQKYQIEEKKRIELEKTNEEEQHERVRLDSARSALLLERQQARLNKQLRRHLDSTNLRLAETHKQQKPDIERGCIDDSFFSQFNTCSR, from the exons ATGCTGAACACTGAGATATTGTCAGACCGCGTCGCGAAGGCAAATCTGCAGAAACGACGAGACGATGAAAGCGAGAGACGAGAGAGGATATTTAACCACAAAGTGCGGACTATCGGG gTTGACAAGGAAGCCCTGGACCTGCagattaaagagaagaagaatcaaGAGAAGGCTGAAAAGGAGCAACAAGATGCTCAAG ATGCTGATCTGCTGCATAACAGCAAAGTAGCTCGCCTTCTCCACAACAGACAAATGAAGGGGAGGCAAGCAGTGGCAAAAGACATCGTCAGTTACCGGCGTCAGTACCAGCAGCCTCAGAGAGAGCGGGAAAACGACCTGAACGACCCAGACTGTAGGGACGCAGAGACGGGTGAGGCGCAGATGATGCTCCAAGGTCTGGTGGGCGAGGATCCGGACAGCGAGAGCAGACGCCAGAGACAGAAggagcagctcagaggatggCTCATGCAGCAGCAGAGCGAACGAGCATCAGCACAACAGCAACGCAAGCTGGAAG GGCAGCGCTACGACCAGAGCAGAGTAGAGATGGACATCAGAGCTCTGCAGCTTCACAGCATGGACAGTGTGAGGAGGAAAGCTGCAGCTGTGGCCACTAAGGAGTTCAACCTGGCCAAG ACTGAAGAGGAGCGCCGTCAGAAAGCGGATCATAAAGAGGAAGACGATCAAGCTTCCACCACGAACCACCTGCGGGGTGAGCTGATGGGTGAAGACGCCCCACATACCCCGAGAATCATGGTACTGCCAGGTCTCTGTCCCAGCAGTGACAGGAGGGTCCCTTCAGAGAGCCGGCAGCAGGTCATCCAGTTCCAGAAATATCAAATTGAGGAGAAAAAG aggattGAACTGGAGAAGACAAACGAAGAGGAGCAACATGAACGAGTGCGTCTGGACTCGGCTCGTTCGGCTCTGCTCCTCGAGCGGCAGCAGGCGAGACTGAACAAGCAGCTGAGACGACACCTGGACAGCACCAACCTCCGACTGGccgaaacacacaaacaaca GAAACCAGACATTGAGAGAGGATGCATCGACGACAGCTTCTTCTCCCAGTTcaacacctgcagcagatga
- the ada2a gene encoding adenosine deaminase 2-A, giving the protein MAVSPQRPLVAVLCLLFYFLRSGLSVPDPRQREALMKLEASMQTGGQVVLTDAEQRLDTLLFKMKQEEIRKADFPPSMHFFQARHLIDSSPIFSLMQKMPKGGALHVHDLSMVSVDWLVKNVTYRPNCYMCCTDNRSIRFIFSSRWPKALPRCSAWTLLENLRAKTVNVTDLDNSIEGNLTLFTHQDPESVYPSQDVVWDRFEQRFRALWGLVTYAPVFRDYYHEGLAQFYADNVMYLELRALLPEIYELDGSFHDTAFTLKTYQEVTTRFTDQHPDFFGARVIFTINRGVNLSVMVRVVEEAMKLQRDFPDFMAGFDMVGREDSGRPLWFFREALSLPAERGVTLPFFFHAGETDLEGTDVDQNLLDALLFNTSRIGHGFALLRHPVARDMSRKRGVAVEVCPISNQVLKLVKDLRNHPAAALMSEDHPVVISSDDPAMFGSSGLSHDFYEAFVGFGGLSSHLGTLKQLAMNSIRYSSLSPPQQEKALALWQRRWDKFISENTR; this is encoded by the exons ATGGCAGTGTCACCACAGCGCCCCCTCGTGGCCGTCCTCTGTCTGCTCTTCTACTTCTTGAGGAGCGGCCTGTCAGTCCCTGACCCCCGGCAGAGAGAGGCCCTGATGAAGCTGGAGGCCTCGATGCAGACAGGTGGACAGGTGGTTCTGACAGATGCTGAGCAGCGTCTGGATACTCTGctgttcaaaatgaagcaggaggagatcaGGAAAGCAGACTTCCCTCCCTCCATGCACTTCTTCCAGGCCAGGCACCTCATCGATAGCAGCCCCATCTTCAGCCTGATGCAAAAGATGCCCAAAG GGGGAGCTCTCCATGTCCATGACCTCTCTATGGTTTCTGTTGATTGGTTGGTGAAAAACGTGACCTATCGTCCAAACTGCTACATGTGCTGCACCGACAACCGCTCCATCAGATTCATCTTCTCGTCCCGATGGCCCAAAGCTCTGCCGCGCTGCTCCGCCTGGACGCTGCTGGAAAACCTCCGGGCCAAGACGGTCAACGTCACAGACCTGGACAACAG CATCGAGGGCAACCTGACCCTCTTCACCCACCAGGATCCAGAGTCCGTGTACCCCAGCCAGGACGTGGTCTGGGACCGGTTTGAACAGAGATTCCGGGCGTTGTGGGGTCTGGTCACGTACGCGCCCGTGTTCAGAGACTACTACCACGAAGGCCTCGCGCAGTTCTACGCCGACAACGTCATGTACCTGGAGCTGCGAGCTTTACTCCCCGAG ATATACGAGCTGGACGGGAGCTTTCATGACACAGCGTTCACTCTGAAGACCTACCAGGAGGTGACCACACGGTTCACAGACCAGCACCCGGACTTCTTTGGAGCGAGGGTCATCTTCACGATCAACAG GGGAGTAAATTTGTCCGTGATGGTCCGAGTGGTGGAGGAGGCTATGAAGCTACAGAGAGACTTCCCCGACTTCATGGCTGGTTTCGACATG GTGGGCCGGGAGGACAGTGGCAGACCCCTGTGGTTCTTCAGAGAGGCGTTGTCACTGCCGGCAGAGAGAGGAGTGACGCTGCCTTTCTTTTTCCACGCTGGAGAGACGG ATCTGGAGGGCACAGACGTGGACCAGAACCTGCTGGACGCCCTTCTGTTTAACACTTCTCGTATCGGGCATGGGTTTGCTCTGCTGCGCCACCCGGTGGCCAGAGATATGTCCAGGAAGAGAGGGGTGGCTGTGGAAGTGTGCCCCATCTCCAACCAG GTGTTGAAACTTGTCAAAGATCTTCGAAACCATCCTGCGGCTGCACTGATGTCAGAGGACCATCCTGTGGTCATCAGCTCCGACGACCCCGCCATGTTCGGCTCCTCTGGACTCTCTCACGACTTCTATGAAGCTTTCGTTGGATTCGGCGGCTTAAGTTCACATTTAGGCACCCTGAAACAGCTGGCCATGAACTCGATAAG gtacAGCTCTTTGAGTCCACCGCAGCAGGAGAAGGCCCTGGCTCTGTGGCAGAGAAGATGGGATAAGTTCATCTCTGAAAATACTCGTTAG